From a region of the Etheostoma cragini isolate CJK2018 chromosome 22, CSU_Ecrag_1.0, whole genome shotgun sequence genome:
- the LOC117937537 gene encoding dynein regulatory complex subunit 7-like, whose product METLLESDREEQVRDGEQEEVDDDRELNETLSNLHVSAPRELFLKLDKADKLCPESYRVNSPDEIRLLAIADNYQRQYSHLFPSRKPLLLCPVNECGVKKFVSMTLRHTTTVHPELYTWEGCGSFVADFLSLDPLDPPVDVPRYLFSPTSVLRRQRATCFEYATLLCSLLLGANYDAYCVSGYAVKEMCLLDQSLQQCPLLDTEVKSVISEQG is encoded by the exons ATGGAGACCTTACTGGAGTCGGACAGAGAGGAGCAAGTCAGAGAtggagagcaggaggaggtggACGATGACCGAGAGCTGAATGAAACTCTCAGTAATCTCCATGTTTCAGCTCCTCGGGAGCTTTT CCTGAAGTTGGACAAGGCAGACAAGCTGTGTCCAGAATCCTACAGGGTTAACTCCCCCGACGAGATCCGACTGTTGGCCATCGCCGACAACTACCAGCGTCAGTATTCACACTTGTTTCCCAGCCGAAAACCACTGCTGCTCTGTCCTGTCAACGAATGTGGTGTTAAG AAGTTTGTTTCCATGACTCTTCGGCATACAACAACAGTCCACCCTGAACTTTATACCTGGGAGGGCTGCGGCTCCTTTGTGGCTGATTTCTTGTCCCTGGACCCTTTGGACCCGCCTGTTGACGTG CCCAGGTACCTGTTCTCCCCCACCTCGGTGCTGAGGCGTCAGAGAGCCACATGTTTTGAATATGCCACCCTGCTGTGCAGCCTGCTGCTTGGCGCCAACTACGACGCCTACTGCGTCAGCGGCTACGCTGTCAAAGAGATGTGTCTGCTCGACCAGAGCCTGCAGCAGTGCCCCCTGCTGGACACTGAGGTCAAA AGTGTGATCTCAGAACAGGGAT Aa